The Daucus carota subsp. sativus chromosome 7, DH1 v3.0, whole genome shotgun sequence genome window below encodes:
- the LOC108194471 gene encoding probable methionine--tRNA ligase: protein MISFLRTDILTKLTSHSHKLTKLSYITFKTLIKPQMADLAAGDRKTIKLPIPGQRNILITSALPYVNNVPHLGNIIGCVLSADVFARYCRLRGYNAIYVCGTDEYGTATETKAMEENCTPKEICDKYHAIHKEVYEWFNIKFDEFGRTSTPQQTEVCQAIFSKLMENHWLSENTMQQLYCDTCKRFLADRLVEGTCPTQGCNYDSARGDQCENCGKLLNPTELIDPKCKVCQNTPHIRDTNHLFLELPLLKDKLVEYINSMSVTGSWTQNAIQATNAWLKEGLRQRCITRDLKWGVPVPHEKFKDKVFYVWFDAPIGYVSITSCYTSEWEKWWKNPENVELYQFMGKDNVPFHTVMFPSTLLGTGENWTLMKTISVTEYLNYEAGKFSKSKGVGVFGNDAKDTKIPVEVWRYYLLTNRPEVSDTLFTWVDLQAKLNTELLNNLGNFINRVLSFIAKDQASGYGFIIPDAPGAESHILTKKLGDKVGNYVEQYIEAMEKVKLKQGLKLAMSISGEGNAYLQETQFWKLYKEDKASCSIVMKTSAGLVYLLACLLEPFMPSFSVEVLKQLNMPPETQISLADEKGDIDRSKRPWEFLPAGHKIGTPVPLFKELSDKDVEFFRQKFAGSQADRIVKAEAEAKQIAEQLKRAKVSDGNVKKERSKKSSENKPKSTAEQEISISRLDIRVGLITKVQKHPDADSLYVEEIDVGEGQPRIVVSGLVKYIPLEEMQNRKVCVLCNLKPVTMRGIKSYAMVLAVSNDDHTKVELVDPPQSAPVGERVTFSGFEGSPDDVLNPKKKVWETIQPELHTSNELIACYKDMPFSTSVGLCKVKSISDGSIR, encoded by the exons ATGATTTCATTTCTACGCACTGATATTCTCACTAAACTCACCTCTCACTCTCACAAACTAACAAAACTCAGTTACATTACTTTTAAAACCCTAATTAAACCCCAAATGGCCGACCTCGCCGCCGGCGATCGGAAAACAATTAAACTCCCAATCCCCGGTCAGCGCAACATCCTCATCACCAGCGCCTTGCCGTACGTCAACAACGTCCCTCATCTCGGCAACATCATAGGAT GTGTTTTGAGTGCGGATGTATTTGCAAGGTACTGCCGGCTACGAGGATACAATGCGATTTACGTGTGCGGGACGGATGAGTATGGGACGGCTACGGAGACGAAAGCGATGGAGGAGAATTGTACGCCGAAGGAAATTTGTGACAA ATATCATGCTATTCATAAGGAGGTGTATGAatggtttaatataaaatttgatgaatttgGACGCACTTCAACCCCACAGCAGACTGAGGTTTGCCAAGCAATTTTCAGTAAACTAATGGAGAATCACTGGCTTTCAGAAAACACAATGCAGCAG CTTTATTGTGATACATGCAAAAGATTTTTGGCCGATAGACTTGTGGAAGGTACTTGCCCTACACAAGGTTGTAACTATGACTCTGCAAGAGGAGATCAATGCGAAAATTGTGGCAAACTCTTAAACCCTACAGAATTAATAGACCCAAAATGCAAG GTTTGTCAGAACACCCCACACATACGTGATACAAATCACTTGTTTCTCGAGCTCCCTTTGCTGAAGGATAAACTAGTAGAGTACATCAACAGCATGTCAGTAACTGGATCATGGACGCAAAATGCTATTCAAGCTACAAATGCATGGCTTAAGGAAGGTCTAAGGCAACGGTGTATAACTAGGGATCTGAAGTGGGGGGTTCCTGTTCCACATGAGAAATTTAAGGACAAG GTATTTTACGTCTGGTTTGATGCTCCAATTGGATATGTTTCTATCACTTCATGTTACACGTCAGAGTGGGAGAAGTGGTGGAAGAACCCTGAGAATGTAGAGTTATATCAGTTTATGGGCAAGGATAATGTGCCTTTTCATACC GTGATGTTTCCATCAACGCTTCTTGGAACTGGTGAAAATTGGACTCTAATGAAAACCATCAGTGTTACAGAGTACTTGAACTATGAAGCAG GGAAGTTCTCAAAGAGTAAGGGTGTAGGAGTTTTTGGAAATGATGCGAAAGATACTAAGATTCCAGTAGAAGTGTGGAGGTATTACTTGCTAACCAATAGACCAGAG gtATCAGACACATTATTTACATGGGTGGACTTGCAAGCAAAGCTAAATactgaattattaaataatcttGGAAATTTCATCAATCGTGTCTTAAGCTTTATTGCCAAAGATCAAG CTTCGGGCTATGGCTTCATCATCCCTGATGCGCCAGGTGCAGAGTCTCACATTCTAACAAAAAAATTGGGTGATAAAGTTGGTAACTATGTGGAACAATATATAGAAGCTATGGAGAAG GTTAAGCTAAAGCAGGGGCTAAAGCTTGCAATGAGCATTTCTGGCGAGGGAAATGCATATCTTCaa GAAACCCAGTTCTGGAAGCTTTACAAGGAAGACAAGGCTTCTTGTTCTATAGTTATGAAAACTTCCGCAGGACTAGTCTATCTGCTTGCTTGTCTGCTAGAACCTTTTATGCCATCTTTCTCTGTTGAG GTACTTAAACAGCTCAACATGCCTCCTGAGACGCAAATTTCACTTGCAGATGAAAAAGGAGACATTGACAGGTCTAAAAGACCTTGGGAGTTTTTACCTGCTGGTCACAAAATTGGAACACCTGTTCCATTGTTCAAGGAACTG TCAGACAAGGATGTGGAGTTTTTTAGGCAAAAATTTGCTGGAAGCCAAGCCGATAGGATTGTGAAGGCAGAGGCTGAAGCTAAGCAAATTGCTGAGCAACTAAAAAGGGCAAAAGTATcag ATGGAAATGTAAAAAAAGAGCGATCAAAAAAATCATCTGAAAATAAACCCAAGAGCACAGCTGAACAAGAAATATCCATAAGTAGACTTGATATCCGTGTTGGCCTCATCACAAAGGTTCAGAAGCATCCTGATGCTGATTCTTTATATGTGGAAGAAATTGATGTGGGTGAGGGTCAACCTCGGATAGTCGTGAGCGGTCTTGTCAAGTATATTCCTCTTGAAGAAATGCAG AATCGGAAGGTCTGTGTTCTTTGCAACTTGAAACCTGTAACCATGcggggaataaaatcatatgcAATGGTGCTTGCTGTTTCGAATGATGATCACACTAAG GTTGAATTGGTTGATCCACCACAATCAGCTCCCGTTGGGGAGAGAGTGACGTTCTCTGGCTTTGAAGGCAGTCCCGATGATGTGCTTAACCCTAAGAAAAAGGTCTGGGAAACCATTCAGCCAGAGTTGCACACTAGCAATGAACTGATAGCCTGCTACAAAGATATGCCTTTCAGTACGTCAGTCGGACTTTGCAAAGTCAAATCAATTTCTGACGGATCAATTCGATAG